Proteins from a single region of Candidatus Delongbacteria bacterium:
- the lpxB gene encoding lipid-A-disaccharide synthase, whose translation MKSKVFIIAGEASGDMYGASLIEKISISKKYVEFYGIGGDLMKEKGITLSAHITDLNIMGFIDIIFKLFYLKKLINRTVSEIVKYNPDLILFIDFSGFNQKIAEKLKKLGFKSKKIKFVSPQIWASRYNRIKTITKIYDTLICILPFEKEIYNKYDSKFDCRYVGTPILDNFVLKLSANEFYNRFSIPPRLKKIALFPGSRNSEIRYHLPVLLKLIEKRRDLFFIVSQSMTISSKYINQISGFENVRIVDSSFQWEILKYSDVALVKSGTTVLQAAITKTPSILFFKTSPLNFMIAKQIIKVKLIGLPNLIIGKEIIKELVQENFTVSKIDEELNNIILNDEYKEIMLDNLQIVNDRLGSKGALSRVADIILENL comes from the coding sequence ATGAAAAGTAAAGTTTTTATTATTGCAGGTGAAGCTTCTGGTGACATGTATGGAGCATCCTTAATTGAAAAAATATCCATTAGTAAAAAATATGTTGAGTTTTATGGAATTGGTGGTGATCTGATGAAAGAAAAGGGCATAACTCTGTCTGCCCATATTACAGATTTAAATATAATGGGGTTTATCGATATAATTTTTAAGCTTTTTTACTTAAAAAAGCTTATCAATAGAACTGTAAGTGAGATAGTAAAATACAATCCTGATCTAATTCTTTTCATTGATTTTTCTGGTTTTAATCAAAAGATTGCTGAAAAATTAAAAAAATTAGGATTTAAATCCAAAAAAATAAAATTTGTTTCTCCTCAAATATGGGCGTCTAGATATAATCGAATAAAAACTATCACTAAAATTTATGACACTTTAATCTGTATTTTGCCTTTTGAAAAGGAGATTTATAATAAATATGACTCAAAATTTGATTGCAGGTACGTTGGCACTCCAATTTTAGATAATTTTGTGCTTAAGCTATCAGCTAATGAATTTTACAATCGATTTAGTATTCCACCAAGATTAAAGAAAATTGCTCTCTTTCCTGGTAGTAGAAATTCCGAGATTAGATATCATCTCCCTGTACTTTTAAAATTGATTGAAAAAAGGAGAGACCTTTTCTTTATTGTTTCTCAAAGTATGACTATAAGTTCAAAATATATCAATCAAATAAGTGGCTTTGAAAATGTACGTATAGTGGACTCCTCTTTTCAGTGGGAAATATTGAAATATTCTGATGTGGCTTTAGTAAAGAGTGGTACAACGGTTTTACAGGCAGCAATAACAAAGACACCATCCATTCTTTTTTTTAAGACTTCTCCTTTAAACTTCATGATAGCAAAACAGATAATTAAAGTTAAATTAATAGGTTTGCCAAATTTGATTATTGGTAAAGAGATCATAAAAGAGCTTGTACAAGAAAATTTTACGGTTTCGAAAATTGATGAAGAGTTAAATAATATAATTTTAAACGATGAATACAAAGAGATTATGCTGGATAATCTTCAAATTGTCAATGACAGACTGGGATCTAAGGGAGCTTTATCTAGAGTTGCTGATATAATTTTAGAGAATTTATAG